A single region of the Ziziphus jujuba cultivar Dongzao chromosome 10, ASM3175591v1 genome encodes:
- the LOC107411114 gene encoding probable protein S-acyltransferase 15 isoform X2, whose protein sequence is MKQLTLSNLIGRCIVSCMLVLLTQLALSLVPRFLSASSLLIQLPLSALLLLVVIGLGGRIRRVLGVHASAPAFVFFSILFVWCVYVLVIRKAVSHVMDVVFNGEVAILIIGLCSILKSDPGLEMYGSSEDRCIEDSTSGVNSQNQELELSDSFLGKRVRHCRSCKAYIRGLDHHCPAFGNCIGQKNYILFVILLVGFIITEGSYVACSTQFASKFGIFNGTMSETSLFANLAVSTTTFSILQLVWQVPFLTWHAYCICFNIRTDEWINWKKYPEFQFVDQSQPGQSCREVRFTNPYDRGILQNVKEFLALTG, encoded by the exons ATGAAGCAGCTAACTTTGTCCAACTTAATTGGTAGGTGCATAGTTTCCTGTATGTTGGTGTTGCTAACTCAATTGGCTCTTTCTTTGGTTCCTCGTTTTCTCTCTGCTTCTTCCCTTCTCATCCAACTCCCACTTTCAG CTCTGTTGCTGCTGGTGGTAATTGGTCTTGGGGGAAGGATCAGGCGGGTTCTTGGAGTCCATGCTTCAGCCCCAGCTTTCGTTTTCTTCAGTATACTCTTTGTTTGGTGTGTTTATGTCCTTGTTATCAGAAAAG CTGTTTCACATGTAATGGATGTTGTGTTTAATGGAGAGGTTGCAATTCTTATTATTGGTCTGTGTAG TATCCTTAAGAGTGATCCTGGCTTGGAAATGTATGGGTCCAGTGAAGACAGATGTATAGAGGATTCAACTTCAGGagttaattctcaaaatcaG GAATTGGAGCTTTCC GATTCTTTCTTGGGTAAGAGGGTGAGACATTGCAGAAGCTGCAAAGCATATATAAGGGGTCTTGACCATCATTGTCCTGCTTTTGGAAACTGCATTG GTCAAAAGAATTATATTCTTTTCGTCATTCTTCTGGTTGGATTCATCATTACGGAAGGTTCATATGTAGCATGCTCAACTCAAT TTGCTTCAAAATTCGGGATTTTTAATGGAACAATGTCAGAG ACTAGTCTCTTTGCAAATTTGGCTGTTAGCACAACAACGTTCTCTATTCTCCAATTGGTATGGCAG GTGCCGTTTCTGACATGGCATGCATATTGTATATGCTTCAATATTAGAACTGATGAGTGG ATTAACTGGAAGAAGTATCCAGAGTTCCAGTTTGTTGATCAATCACAACCAG GGCAAAGTTGTAGAGAGGTGAGGTTTACAAATCCTTACGATAGAGGCATTCTACAGAATGTGAAGGAGTTTCTAGCATTAACAGGATAA
- the LOC107411114 gene encoding probable protein S-acyltransferase 15 isoform X3, whose translation MKQLTLSNLIGRCIVSCMLVLLTQLALSLVPRFLSASSLLIQLPLSALLLLVVIGLGGRIRRVLGVHASAPAFVFFSILFVWCVYVLVIRKAAVSHVMDVVFNGEVAILIIGLCSILKSDPGLEMYGSSEDRCIEDSTSGVNSQNQELELSDSFLGKRVRHCRSCKAYIRGLDHHCPAFGNCIGQKNYILFVILLVGFIITEGSYVACSTQFASKFGIFNGTMSEVPFLTWHAYCICFNIRTDEWINWKKYPEFQFVDQSQPGQSCREVRFTNPYDRGILQNVKEFLALTG comes from the exons ATGAAGCAGCTAACTTTGTCCAACTTAATTGGTAGGTGCATAGTTTCCTGTATGTTGGTGTTGCTAACTCAATTGGCTCTTTCTTTGGTTCCTCGTTTTCTCTCTGCTTCTTCCCTTCTCATCCAACTCCCACTTTCAG CTCTGTTGCTGCTGGTGGTAATTGGTCTTGGGGGAAGGATCAGGCGGGTTCTTGGAGTCCATGCTTCAGCCCCAGCTTTCGTTTTCTTCAGTATACTCTTTGTTTGGTGTGTTTATGTCCTTGTTATCAGAAAAG CAGCTGTTTCACATGTAATGGATGTTGTGTTTAATGGAGAGGTTGCAATTCTTATTATTGGTCTGTGTAG TATCCTTAAGAGTGATCCTGGCTTGGAAATGTATGGGTCCAGTGAAGACAGATGTATAGAGGATTCAACTTCAGGagttaattctcaaaatcaG GAATTGGAGCTTTCC GATTCTTTCTTGGGTAAGAGGGTGAGACATTGCAGAAGCTGCAAAGCATATATAAGGGGTCTTGACCATCATTGTCCTGCTTTTGGAAACTGCATTG GTCAAAAGAATTATATTCTTTTCGTCATTCTTCTGGTTGGATTCATCATTACGGAAGGTTCATATGTAGCATGCTCAACTCAAT TTGCTTCAAAATTCGGGATTTTTAATGGAACAATGTCAGAG GTGCCGTTTCTGACATGGCATGCATATTGTATATGCTTCAATATTAGAACTGATGAGTGG ATTAACTGGAAGAAGTATCCAGAGTTCCAGTTTGTTGATCAATCACAACCAG GGCAAAGTTGTAGAGAGGTGAGGTTTACAAATCCTTACGATAGAGGCATTCTACAGAATGTGAAGGAGTTTCTAGCATTAACAGGATAA
- the LOC107411114 gene encoding uncharacterized protein LOC107411114 isoform X4, whose amino-acid sequence MKQLTLSNLIALLLLVVIGLGGRIRRVLGVHASAPAFVFFSILFVWCVYVLVIRKAAVSHVMDVVFNGEVAILIIGLCSILKSDPGLEMYGSSEDRCIEDSTSGVNSQNQELELSDSFLGKRVRHCRSCKAYIRGLDHHCPAFGNCIGQKNYILFVILLVGFIITEGSYVACSTQFASKFGIFNGTMSETSLFANLAVSTTTFSILQLVWQVPFLTWHAYCICFNIRTDEWINWKKYPEFQFVDQSQPGQSCREVRFTNPYDRGILQNVKEFLALTG is encoded by the exons ATGAAGCAGCTAACTTTGTCCAACTTAATTG CTCTGTTGCTGCTGGTGGTAATTGGTCTTGGGGGAAGGATCAGGCGGGTTCTTGGAGTCCATGCTTCAGCCCCAGCTTTCGTTTTCTTCAGTATACTCTTTGTTTGGTGTGTTTATGTCCTTGTTATCAGAAAAG CAGCTGTTTCACATGTAATGGATGTTGTGTTTAATGGAGAGGTTGCAATTCTTATTATTGGTCTGTGTAG TATCCTTAAGAGTGATCCTGGCTTGGAAATGTATGGGTCCAGTGAAGACAGATGTATAGAGGATTCAACTTCAGGagttaattctcaaaatcaG GAATTGGAGCTTTCC GATTCTTTCTTGGGTAAGAGGGTGAGACATTGCAGAAGCTGCAAAGCATATATAAGGGGTCTTGACCATCATTGTCCTGCTTTTGGAAACTGCATTG GTCAAAAGAATTATATTCTTTTCGTCATTCTTCTGGTTGGATTCATCATTACGGAAGGTTCATATGTAGCATGCTCAACTCAAT TTGCTTCAAAATTCGGGATTTTTAATGGAACAATGTCAGAG ACTAGTCTCTTTGCAAATTTGGCTGTTAGCACAACAACGTTCTCTATTCTCCAATTGGTATGGCAG GTGCCGTTTCTGACATGGCATGCATATTGTATATGCTTCAATATTAGAACTGATGAGTGG ATTAACTGGAAGAAGTATCCAGAGTTCCAGTTTGTTGATCAATCACAACCAG GGCAAAGTTGTAGAGAGGTGAGGTTTACAAATCCTTACGATAGAGGCATTCTACAGAATGTGAAGGAGTTTCTAGCATTAACAGGATAA
- the LOC107411114 gene encoding probable protein S-acyltransferase 15 isoform X1: MKQLTLSNLIGRCIVSCMLVLLTQLALSLVPRFLSASSLLIQLPLSALLLLVVIGLGGRIRRVLGVHASAPAFVFFSILFVWCVYVLVIRKAAVSHVMDVVFNGEVAILIIGLCSILKSDPGLEMYGSSEDRCIEDSTSGVNSQNQELELSDSFLGKRVRHCRSCKAYIRGLDHHCPAFGNCIGQKNYILFVILLVGFIITEGSYVACSTQFASKFGIFNGTMSETSLFANLAVSTTTFSILQLVWQVPFLTWHAYCICFNIRTDEWINWKKYPEFQFVDQSQPGQSCREVRFTNPYDRGILQNVKEFLALTG, translated from the exons ATGAAGCAGCTAACTTTGTCCAACTTAATTGGTAGGTGCATAGTTTCCTGTATGTTGGTGTTGCTAACTCAATTGGCTCTTTCTTTGGTTCCTCGTTTTCTCTCTGCTTCTTCCCTTCTCATCCAACTCCCACTTTCAG CTCTGTTGCTGCTGGTGGTAATTGGTCTTGGGGGAAGGATCAGGCGGGTTCTTGGAGTCCATGCTTCAGCCCCAGCTTTCGTTTTCTTCAGTATACTCTTTGTTTGGTGTGTTTATGTCCTTGTTATCAGAAAAG CAGCTGTTTCACATGTAATGGATGTTGTGTTTAATGGAGAGGTTGCAATTCTTATTATTGGTCTGTGTAG TATCCTTAAGAGTGATCCTGGCTTGGAAATGTATGGGTCCAGTGAAGACAGATGTATAGAGGATTCAACTTCAGGagttaattctcaaaatcaG GAATTGGAGCTTTCC GATTCTTTCTTGGGTAAGAGGGTGAGACATTGCAGAAGCTGCAAAGCATATATAAGGGGTCTTGACCATCATTGTCCTGCTTTTGGAAACTGCATTG GTCAAAAGAATTATATTCTTTTCGTCATTCTTCTGGTTGGATTCATCATTACGGAAGGTTCATATGTAGCATGCTCAACTCAAT TTGCTTCAAAATTCGGGATTTTTAATGGAACAATGTCAGAG ACTAGTCTCTTTGCAAATTTGGCTGTTAGCACAACAACGTTCTCTATTCTCCAATTGGTATGGCAG GTGCCGTTTCTGACATGGCATGCATATTGTATATGCTTCAATATTAGAACTGATGAGTGG ATTAACTGGAAGAAGTATCCAGAGTTCCAGTTTGTTGATCAATCACAACCAG GGCAAAGTTGTAGAGAGGTGAGGTTTACAAATCCTTACGATAGAGGCATTCTACAGAATGTGAAGGAGTTTCTAGCATTAACAGGATAA
- the LOC107411114 gene encoding uncharacterized protein LOC107411114 isoform X8, with protein MDVVFNGEVAILIIGLCSILKSDPGLEMYGSSEDRCIEDSTSGVNSQNQELELSDSFLGKRVRHCRSCKAYIRGLDHHCPAFGNCIGQKNYILFVILLVGFIITEGSYVACSTQFASKFGIFNGTMSETSLFANLAVSTTTFSILQLVWQVPFLTWHAYCICFNIRTDEWINWKKYPEFQFVDQSQPGQSCREVRFTNPYDRGILQNVKEFLALTG; from the exons ATGGATGTTGTGTTTAATGGAGAGGTTGCAATTCTTATTATTGGTCTGTGTAG TATCCTTAAGAGTGATCCTGGCTTGGAAATGTATGGGTCCAGTGAAGACAGATGTATAGAGGATTCAACTTCAGGagttaattctcaaaatcaG GAATTGGAGCTTTCC GATTCTTTCTTGGGTAAGAGGGTGAGACATTGCAGAAGCTGCAAAGCATATATAAGGGGTCTTGACCATCATTGTCCTGCTTTTGGAAACTGCATTG GTCAAAAGAATTATATTCTTTTCGTCATTCTTCTGGTTGGATTCATCATTACGGAAGGTTCATATGTAGCATGCTCAACTCAAT TTGCTTCAAAATTCGGGATTTTTAATGGAACAATGTCAGAG ACTAGTCTCTTTGCAAATTTGGCTGTTAGCACAACAACGTTCTCTATTCTCCAATTGGTATGGCAG GTGCCGTTTCTGACATGGCATGCATATTGTATATGCTTCAATATTAGAACTGATGAGTGG ATTAACTGGAAGAAGTATCCAGAGTTCCAGTTTGTTGATCAATCACAACCAG GGCAAAGTTGTAGAGAGGTGAGGTTTACAAATCCTTACGATAGAGGCATTCTACAGAATGTGAAGGAGTTTCTAGCATTAACAGGATAA
- the LOC107411114 gene encoding uncharacterized protein LOC107411114 isoform X5: MKQLTLSNLIGRCIVSCMLVLLTQLALSLVPRFLSASSLLIQLPLSALLLLVVIGLGGRIRRVLGVHASAPAFVFFSILFVWCVYVLVIRKAAVSHVMDVVFNGEVAILIIGLCSILKSDPGLEMYGSSEDRCIEDSTSGVNSQNQELELSDSFLGKRVRHCRSCKAYIRGLDHHCPAFGNCIGQKNYILFVILLVGFIITEGSYVACSTQFASKFGIFNGTMSEINWKKYPEFQFVDQSQPGQSCREVRFTNPYDRGILQNVKEFLALTG, translated from the exons ATGAAGCAGCTAACTTTGTCCAACTTAATTGGTAGGTGCATAGTTTCCTGTATGTTGGTGTTGCTAACTCAATTGGCTCTTTCTTTGGTTCCTCGTTTTCTCTCTGCTTCTTCCCTTCTCATCCAACTCCCACTTTCAG CTCTGTTGCTGCTGGTGGTAATTGGTCTTGGGGGAAGGATCAGGCGGGTTCTTGGAGTCCATGCTTCAGCCCCAGCTTTCGTTTTCTTCAGTATACTCTTTGTTTGGTGTGTTTATGTCCTTGTTATCAGAAAAG CAGCTGTTTCACATGTAATGGATGTTGTGTTTAATGGAGAGGTTGCAATTCTTATTATTGGTCTGTGTAG TATCCTTAAGAGTGATCCTGGCTTGGAAATGTATGGGTCCAGTGAAGACAGATGTATAGAGGATTCAACTTCAGGagttaattctcaaaatcaG GAATTGGAGCTTTCC GATTCTTTCTTGGGTAAGAGGGTGAGACATTGCAGAAGCTGCAAAGCATATATAAGGGGTCTTGACCATCATTGTCCTGCTTTTGGAAACTGCATTG GTCAAAAGAATTATATTCTTTTCGTCATTCTTCTGGTTGGATTCATCATTACGGAAGGTTCATATGTAGCATGCTCAACTCAAT TTGCTTCAAAATTCGGGATTTTTAATGGAACAATGTCAGAG ATTAACTGGAAGAAGTATCCAGAGTTCCAGTTTGTTGATCAATCACAACCAG GGCAAAGTTGTAGAGAGGTGAGGTTTACAAATCCTTACGATAGAGGCATTCTACAGAATGTGAAGGAGTTTCTAGCATTAACAGGATAA
- the LOC107411114 gene encoding uncharacterized protein LOC107411114 isoform X6, with translation MKQLTLSNLIGRCIVSCMLVLLTQLALSLVPRFLSASSLLIQLPLSALLLLVVIGLGGRIRRVLGVHASAPAFVFFSILFVWCVYVLVIRKAAVSHVMDVVFNGEVAILIIGLCSILKSDPGLEMYGSSEDRCIEDSTSGVNSQNQELELSDSFLGKRVRHCRSCKAYIRGLDHHCPAFGNCIGQKNYILFVILLVGFIITEGSYVACSTQFASKFGIFNGTMSETSLFANLAVSTTTFSILQLVWQVCMLPLDNFTSFCKLVYPYED, from the exons ATGAAGCAGCTAACTTTGTCCAACTTAATTGGTAGGTGCATAGTTTCCTGTATGTTGGTGTTGCTAACTCAATTGGCTCTTTCTTTGGTTCCTCGTTTTCTCTCTGCTTCTTCCCTTCTCATCCAACTCCCACTTTCAG CTCTGTTGCTGCTGGTGGTAATTGGTCTTGGGGGAAGGATCAGGCGGGTTCTTGGAGTCCATGCTTCAGCCCCAGCTTTCGTTTTCTTCAGTATACTCTTTGTTTGGTGTGTTTATGTCCTTGTTATCAGAAAAG CAGCTGTTTCACATGTAATGGATGTTGTGTTTAATGGAGAGGTTGCAATTCTTATTATTGGTCTGTGTAG TATCCTTAAGAGTGATCCTGGCTTGGAAATGTATGGGTCCAGTGAAGACAGATGTATAGAGGATTCAACTTCAGGagttaattctcaaaatcaG GAATTGGAGCTTTCC GATTCTTTCTTGGGTAAGAGGGTGAGACATTGCAGAAGCTGCAAAGCATATATAAGGGGTCTTGACCATCATTGTCCTGCTTTTGGAAACTGCATTG GTCAAAAGAATTATATTCTTTTCGTCATTCTTCTGGTTGGATTCATCATTACGGAAGGTTCATATGTAGCATGCTCAACTCAAT TTGCTTCAAAATTCGGGATTTTTAATGGAACAATGTCAGAG ACTAGTCTCTTTGCAAATTTGGCTGTTAGCACAACAACGTTCTCTATTCTCCAATTGGTATGGCAGGTTTGTATGTTGCCTTTAGACAATTTCACTTCTTTCTGCAAGCTGGTGTACCCATATGAAG ATTAA
- the LOC107411114 gene encoding uncharacterized protein LOC107411114 isoform X7, translated as MKQLTLSNLIGRCIVSCMLVLLTQLALSLVPRFLSASSLLIQLPLSALLLLVVIGLGGRIRRVLGVHASAPAFVFFSILFVWCVYVLVIRKAAVSHVMDVVFNGEVAILIIGLCSILKSDPGLEMYGSSEDRCIEDSTSGVNSQNQELELSDSFLGKRVRHCRSCKAYIRGLDHHCPAFGNCIGQKNYILFVILLVGFIITEGSYVACSTQFASKFGIFNGTMSEVCMLPLDNFTSFCKLVYPYED; from the exons ATGAAGCAGCTAACTTTGTCCAACTTAATTGGTAGGTGCATAGTTTCCTGTATGTTGGTGTTGCTAACTCAATTGGCTCTTTCTTTGGTTCCTCGTTTTCTCTCTGCTTCTTCCCTTCTCATCCAACTCCCACTTTCAG CTCTGTTGCTGCTGGTGGTAATTGGTCTTGGGGGAAGGATCAGGCGGGTTCTTGGAGTCCATGCTTCAGCCCCAGCTTTCGTTTTCTTCAGTATACTCTTTGTTTGGTGTGTTTATGTCCTTGTTATCAGAAAAG CAGCTGTTTCACATGTAATGGATGTTGTGTTTAATGGAGAGGTTGCAATTCTTATTATTGGTCTGTGTAG TATCCTTAAGAGTGATCCTGGCTTGGAAATGTATGGGTCCAGTGAAGACAGATGTATAGAGGATTCAACTTCAGGagttaattctcaaaatcaG GAATTGGAGCTTTCC GATTCTTTCTTGGGTAAGAGGGTGAGACATTGCAGAAGCTGCAAAGCATATATAAGGGGTCTTGACCATCATTGTCCTGCTTTTGGAAACTGCATTG GTCAAAAGAATTATATTCTTTTCGTCATTCTTCTGGTTGGATTCATCATTACGGAAGGTTCATATGTAGCATGCTCAACTCAAT TTGCTTCAAAATTCGGGATTTTTAATGGAACAATGTCAGAG GTTTGTATGTTGCCTTTAGACAATTTCACTTCTTTCTGCAAGCTGGTGTACCCATATGAAG ATTAA